One window from the genome of Yamadazyma tenuis chromosome 7, complete sequence encodes:
- the DAD3 gene encoding DASH complex subunit dad3 (BUSCO:EOG09265RGI; EggNog:ENOG503P6MF; COG:Z) yields the protein MSKQIYTVDFQQLGLPPLEAQVLGQYQSLASQLETLNLEIRKLTDAADTYKSSAEPSEPPSVTAEQLLDNLRHLEKKLGLVYTFFQGAVYQLFLQNEVEENDEEDQPHHHEDEQSLHDDGDDGDDGDDKDDDGGDGSDADASPDA from the coding sequence ATGTCTAAGCAAATATATACCGTGGACTTCCAACAATTGGGCCTCCCACCGCTCGAAGCTCAGGTCCTTGGACAGTACCAGCTGCTAGCACTGCAATTGGAGACACTCAACCTCGAAATACGCAAACTCACCGATGCTGCCGATACCTATAAACTGCTGGCAGAACCACTGGAACCACCATCAGTGACTGCCGAGCAACTCTTGGACAATCTCCGGcacttggaaaagaagttgggcTTGGTGTACACGTTTTTCCAGGGCGCCGTTTACCAGTTGTTCTTGCAGAATGAAGTAGAggaaaatgatgaagaggaCCAGCCTCACCACCACGAGGATGAACAGTCCCTCCACGACGATGGGGACGACGGTGACGACGGTGACGACAAGGATGACGACGGTGGCGACGGCAGTGATGCCGACGCGCTGCCGGACGCCTGA
- the ADE13 gene encoding adenylosuccinase ade13 (EggNog:ENOG503NU0G; BUSCO:EOG09261VD2; COG:F), translating into MSSYDKYATPLSSRYASDEMSSVFSLRNRFSTWRKLWYNLAIAEQQVGLKVITDEAIEQMKNHLEITDEEIDRATKEEAIVRHDVMAHVHVFGEVCPKAAGIIHLGATSCFVTDNADLIFLRDAYDILIPKLVNVIDRLSQFALEHKDLPVLGWTHFQPAQLTTVGKRACLWIQELLWDLRNMERARNDLGLRGVKGTTGTQASFLSLFHGDHDKVELLDETVVKLLGFEHVYPVTGQTYSRKIDIDVLSPLASFAATAHKFATDIRLLANLKEVEEPFEKSQIGSSAMAYKRNPMRCERVCSLARHLGSLMNDAVQTASVQWFERTLDDSAIRRISLPSAFLTADILLSTMNNITSGLVVYPKVIERRINSELPFMATENIIMAMVEKGGSRQDCHEEIRVLSHQASAVVKQQGGDNDLIERVKNTKYFEPIWNDLGKLLDPSTFVGRAPQQTEKFIKNDVAQALAPYGHVINRAPVHLSV; encoded by the coding sequence ATGTCCAGCTACGATAAATATGCCACCCCGTTGTCCTCGCGTTATGCCAGTGACGAGATGTCTAGCGTCTTCTCCTTAAGAAACAGATTCTCCACCTGGAGAAAGTTGTGGTACAATTTGGCCATTGCTGAGCAGCAGGTTGGTTTGAAGGTCATCACCGACGAGGCCATTGAACAAATGAAAAACCACCTTGAAATTACCGACGAAGAGATCGATAGggccaccaaagaagaggCCATTGTTAGACACGATGTTATGGCCCATGTCCATGTGTTTGGTGAAGTATGCCCCAAGGCTGCCGGCATTATCCATTTGGGAGCCACTTCGTGTTTTGTCACCGACAACGCcgacttgatcttcttgagaGACGCCTATGACATATTGATCCCCAAGTTGGTCAATGTCATTGACAGGTTATCCCAGTTCGCCTTGGAGCATAAGGATTTACCAGTGTTGGGATGGACCCATTTTCAACCAGCCCAGTTGACCACCGTGGGCAAGAGAGcctgtttgtggatccaaGAGTTGTTGTGGGACTTGAGAAACATGGAAAGAGCCAGAAATGACCTTGGGTTAAGAGGTGTGAAGGGTACTACTGGAACCCAGGCTTCATTCTTGTCATTATTCCACGGGGACCACGATAAGGTCGAATTGTTGGACGAGACCGtcgtcaagttgttgggtTTCGAACACGTCTACCCCGTGACCGGCCAAACCTACTCCAGAAAAATCGACATCGATGTGTTGTCTCCATTGGCttcttttgcagccaccgCTCACAAGTTTGCAACCGACATCAGattgttggccaacttgaaggaagtcGAAGAACCATTTGAAAAGTCTCAAATCGGATCTTCTGCCATGGCTTATAAGAGAAACCCAATGAGATGTGAAAGAGTGTGTTCTTTGGCCAGACACTTGGGTTCGTTGATGAACGATGCGGTTCAAACGGCTTCGGTTCAATGGTTTGAAAGAACCTTGGATGACTCTGCCATCAGAAGAATCTCCTTGCCTTCTGCGTTCTTGACGGCCGACATCTTATTGTCCACCATGAACAATATTACCAGTGGATTGGTGGTGTACCCAAAGGttattgaaagaagaatcaacaGCGAGTTGCCATTCATGGCCACCgaaaatatcatcatgGCTATGGTTGAAAAGGGTGGTTCCAGACAAGACTGCCACGAAGAAATCAGAGTGTTGAGTCACCAAGCCTCTGCTGTGGTTAAACAGCAAGGTGGTGATAATGATTTGATCGAAAGAGTGAAAAACACAAAGTATTTTGAACCAATCTGGAACGATTTGGGTAAGTTGTTGGACCCATCGACGTTTGTGGGTAGAGCTCCTCAACAAACCGaaaagttcatcaagaacgaCGTTGCCCAGGCGTTAGCCCCATATGGCCATGTTATCAACAGAGCTCCAGTTCACTTAAGCGTATAG